A single genomic interval of Microbacterium hydrocarbonoxydans harbors:
- a CDS encoding HNH endonuclease signature motif containing protein — MTDPTSPDIEHLAGDQRTFDQIRADLLSDLLLAADPSAVNGSGLEHVSARIQVTVAASTLIGADDRPAELDGHGPLDPEVARRLAGCNGGWTRLFLTPTGLVRETDSYTPSESMRRYLRARDQHCRFPGCRMPVHRCEIDHNHDHARGGRTHVDNLSHFCRTHHSLKHPDIDDRHRWSARQLPDGTVTWTSPLGRSYADRPQRRVMFV, encoded by the coding sequence ATGACCGATCCGACGAGTCCCGACATCGAACACCTCGCGGGCGATCAGCGCACGTTCGACCAGATCCGCGCAGACCTTCTCAGCGATCTGCTGCTCGCTGCCGATCCGAGCGCAGTGAACGGCTCCGGACTCGAGCACGTCTCGGCCCGCATCCAGGTGACGGTCGCGGCCAGCACGCTCATCGGCGCCGACGATCGGCCCGCCGAGCTCGACGGCCACGGCCCGCTCGATCCCGAGGTCGCCCGGCGACTGGCCGGCTGCAACGGCGGATGGACTCGGCTCTTCCTCACGCCGACCGGCCTCGTGCGCGAGACAGACTCCTACACCCCGTCGGAGTCGATGCGCCGGTATCTGCGCGCTCGCGACCAGCATTGCCGCTTCCCCGGGTGCAGGATGCCAGTGCATCGCTGCGAGATAGACCACAACCACGACCATGCTCGTGGCGGACGGACGCACGTCGACAACCTGAGCCACTTCTGCAGAACCCATCACTCGCTCAAACATCCCGACATCGACGACCGTCACCGATGGTCCGCCCGGCAGCTGCCCGATGGGACCGTCACCTGGACCAGTCCGCTCGGCAGGTCCTACGCCGACCGACCGCAGCGTCGAGTGATGTTCGTCTGA
- a CDS encoding DUF222 domain-containing protein produces MPRTTDLDLDLEERRRLLDDWLEKRRQIAVLEAEAYGLLVERIALHDADVSDSPHHRDSIYRSMIAEYSAAGHLTTGSVEYGFTDARTLHRTMPNVRAAFEAGAITARHVREIVRAGEIVDDAVRAGRVEPDTMTLYETAALVIAEQDTVARTGIRARKAAAALVGLTVVEKQRKATDERSVTVRSVEDGLAVLTAILPEWVAVAIHDRLTRMARQVARTRDEREPVLEPTDAPEGSRHLDDFSPKTRVTTPTSMAASSSARTARSPPIRSPRPSTR; encoded by the coding sequence ATGCCGCGGACCACCGATCTCGACCTCGACCTAGAGGAACGCCGCCGCCTGCTCGATGACTGGCTCGAGAAGCGGCGGCAGATCGCCGTGCTCGAGGCCGAGGCGTACGGGCTCCTTGTCGAGCGGATCGCCCTCCACGACGCCGATGTGTCCGACAGCCCTCACCATCGCGATTCGATCTACCGATCCATGATCGCCGAGTACTCCGCAGCCGGACATCTGACGACAGGCTCCGTCGAGTATGGCTTCACCGACGCTCGAACGCTGCACAGGACCATGCCGAATGTGCGTGCCGCGTTCGAAGCGGGGGCCATCACCGCTCGCCACGTCCGTGAGATCGTGCGGGCCGGCGAGATCGTCGATGACGCCGTACGGGCGGGACGCGTGGAGCCGGACACGATGACCCTGTATGAGACGGCCGCTCTCGTGATCGCTGAACAGGACACCGTCGCGCGGACGGGGATCCGCGCGCGGAAGGCCGCTGCAGCGCTCGTCGGTTTGACCGTCGTCGAGAAGCAGCGCAAGGCCACCGATGAGCGTTCAGTCACCGTCAGGTCGGTCGAGGATGGACTCGCCGTGCTCACGGCCATCCTTCCGGAGTGGGTGGCAGTGGCCATCCACGATCGACTCACGCGTATGGCGCGGCAGGTGGCCCGCACTCGCGACGAGCGCGAGCCCGTCCTCGAACCGACGGATGCTCCGGAGGGCTCCCGCCACCTCGACGACTTCTCCCCGAAGACCCGCGTTACGACGCCTACTTCGATGGCGGCATCATCGTCGGCGAGGACGGCACGTTCACCACCGATCCGTTCACCACGCCCGTCGACCCGATGA
- a CDS encoding RNA-binding S4 domain-containing protein translates to MADAARVDSWLWAIRVYKTRSAATTACRAGHVRVNGDKVKAAQHIRIGDELRVRIAGFDRILIVRQLLVKRVGAPLAALAYEDRTPEREPQAALGLRDRGAGRPTKRERRDIDRLRGRRPEDDGIYLD, encoded by the coding sequence ATGGCCGACGCCGCACGTGTCGACAGCTGGCTATGGGCGATCCGCGTGTACAAGACGCGCTCCGCGGCGACGACTGCATGCCGCGCCGGGCATGTACGGGTGAACGGCGACAAGGTGAAGGCCGCGCAGCACATCCGCATCGGCGACGAGCTTCGCGTGCGCATCGCCGGCTTCGATCGGATCCTCATCGTGCGCCAGCTGCTCGTCAAGAGGGTGGGGGCACCCCTCGCCGCACTGGCATATGAGGATCGCACGCCGGAGCGGGAGCCGCAGGCAGCTCTCGGCCTCCGTGACCGCGGGGCCGGCCGACCGACCAAGCGCGAACGCCGGGACATCGACAGGCTGCGAGGCCGCCGCCCGGAGGATGACGGTATATACCTGGACTAA
- a CDS encoding GNAT family N-acetyltransferase, whose protein sequence is MVTITTEVATVTRWDDVQHALTGGGDGASCQCIWPMLSNKDWNGTTTPQRTEMLRDEIAAGPPPGLIVYVDGEAAGWIRIGPRAKHARVPRTRIIAAATAEPFEDESVWAVTCFVVRREHRGSGLNAVLLRAAVDYARSSGARIIEGYPVDTHGEKKRTNDLFHGTLSTFLSAGFDVQTEMKPGRTLVALTL, encoded by the coding sequence ATGGTGACGATCACGACGGAAGTGGCGACGGTCACGCGATGGGATGACGTTCAGCATGCCCTCACCGGTGGCGGCGACGGCGCCAGCTGCCAGTGCATCTGGCCGATGCTGAGCAACAAGGACTGGAACGGCACGACGACTCCGCAACGCACGGAGATGCTGCGAGATGAGATCGCGGCGGGTCCTCCGCCCGGCCTGATCGTGTACGTCGACGGCGAAGCGGCGGGGTGGATCCGCATCGGCCCGCGTGCGAAACATGCGCGGGTCCCCCGCACGCGCATCATCGCGGCCGCGACCGCCGAGCCTTTCGAAGACGAGTCGGTCTGGGCCGTGACATGCTTCGTCGTCCGTCGGGAGCATCGAGGATCAGGGCTCAACGCCGTGCTGCTGCGAGCAGCTGTCGACTACGCGCGCTCATCCGGCGCGCGGATCATCGAGGGCTATCCGGTCGACACCCACGGTGAGAAGAAGCGGACGAATGATCTGTTCCACGGCACGCTCAGCACCTTCCTCTCGGCCGGATTCGACGTGCAGACCGAGATGAAGCCCGGCCGCACACTCGTGGCGCTCACTCTCTGA